The Pocillopora verrucosa isolate sample1 chromosome 14, ASM3666991v2, whole genome shotgun sequence genome has a segment encoding these proteins:
- the LOC131795090 gene encoding vascular endothelial growth factor D → MKTLMCLCFFISLTHANNVRKVAMPTELRNVMADVTSLDSFLRAMNAEKLRAVINAIGVPSGGTKGLRHKPKGSGDLPSPKKPEIPSQLARVLQDSNLPYVILDDARCAPRPEVIEVPQPKYENAFYFPFFVTLHRCGGSCGARPFETSCQLQEKEDFNLLVSKTSWSSSSDRLDETSNEITPVRMTNHSSCSCQCKVKPSDCDNRTQRYSKENCRCDCIRGFMPCPRNHRWDPIKCQCICSPSNAVRAECTKRVEFDMESCRCTCSKKRCKNRAKVRDPKTCRCKCPRCPFGLKEDPQSCACTRAYRRRRQH, encoded by the exons ATGAAGACATTGATGTGTTTATgttttttcatcagtttaacCCACGCTAATAAC gTAAGGAAGGTAGCCATGCCGACAGAATTGAGGAATGTTATGGCCGACGTAACTTCCTTGGACTCTTTCCTGCGAGCTATGAATGCTGAAAAGTTGAGAGCCGTCATAAATGCAATAGGGGTCCCTAGCGGAGGCACTAAAG GTCTGCGACATAAGCCCAAGGGTTCTGGTGATCTTCCTTCACCTAAGAAAC CTGAGATTCCGAGCCAACTGGCAAGAGTTCTCCAGGATTCTAACCTTCCCTATGTCATTTTGGATGATGCCCGTTGTGCTCCGCGTCCTGAGGTTATAGAAGTACCTCAGCCTAAATATGAAAACGctttctattttcctttctttgtgaCCTTACACCGTTGTGGCGGCTCCTGCGGCGCCAGGCCGTTTGAAACAAGTTGCCAACTGCAAG AAAAAGAAGACTTCAACCTTCTTGTGAGCAAGACTTCTTGGTCTTCATCATCAGACAGACTGGACGAGACCTCAAATGAAATTACCCCAGTCCGCATGACGAATCACTCGAGTTGTTCGTGTCAATGTAAAGTTAAACCTTCTGATTGTGATAATCGAACCCAACGCTACTCTAAAGAAAACTGCAGATGCGATTGCATAAGGGGTTTTATGCCTTGTCCACGCAACCACCGCTGGGATCCCATAAAATGCCAGTGCATATGTAGTCCAAGTAATGCAGTTAGAGCCGAGTGCACAAAACGTGTCGAGTTTGATATGGAATCGTGCCGGTGCACGTGCAGTAAGAAACGTTGCAAAAATCGTGCAAAGGTGCGTGATCCTAAGACCTGTAGGTGCAAGTGTCCCAGGTGCCCGTTCGGGTTGAAGGAGGATCCACAGTCATGTGCCTGTACACGAGCTTATAGAAGACGTCGACAACACTAA
- the LOC131795094 gene encoding uncharacterized protein isoform X1 — translation MAYLKMIFGSLAFAVIGDMIAMKYYPQNGSALAWSLAQAKGSLSKLRNTTHRFAEVFCNKPDECKVAIDQFFEVVSDIPHDLVEAFVKFLEKYSNGQESDRAQDGGTVQKNPDVAKKGAVDFTKETTEVKGNVTKAESIINSLTFASYDENNLCDLKEGIPDNEYDVTVDEIADLTGMPGKLMKTIKRARNFTGGNILAVNKLGFKADDGSLVFGRVAVIRRGKVLDMAYSLHSVEYELISKQGNAENLKKFSESLDNENDDKAKGNPKKGISMDLRSDFMAFFHKQAIDGFVKHCDYVLKTMNHGEDVVRALGVDKNGGTTGEEKKNE, via the coding sequence ATGGCTTATCTAAAGATGATTTTTGGATCACTGGCATTTGCCGTAATAGGTGACATGATCGCAATGAAGTATTACCCACAGAATGGTTCCGCACTCGCCTGGAGCCTCGCCCAAGCTAAAGGAAGTTTGTCCAAGCTCCGCAACACCACCCATAGATTCGCAGAAGTGTTCTGCAATAAGCCAGACGAATGCAAGGTTGCCATAGACCAGTTTTTTGAGGTAGTTTCTGACATTCCTCACGACCTTGTGGAGGCATTTGTAAAGTTCTTAGAAAAGTACTCTAACGGACAGGAAAGCGACCGCGCTCAAGATGGTGGTACTGTGCAGAAGAACCCAGATGTAGCTAAAAAAGGTGCTGTTGATTTTACTAAAGAGACGACAGAAGTGAAAGGAAACGTAACGAAAGCAGAAAGCATAATTAACTCATTGACGTTTGCGAGTTACGATGAGAATAACCTGTGTGACCTCAAAGAGGGCATTCCTGACAATGAATACGATGTGACTGTCGACGAAATTGCTGATCTGACCGGCATGCCGGGAAAACTTATGAAGACAATCAAGCGAGCTAGAAATTTTACCGGTGGAAATATCCTTGCCGTTAATAAGCTGGGGTTCAAGGCCGACGATGGTAGCCTAGTCTTTGGTCGAGTAGCCGTCATCCGTCGAGGGAAAGTTCTAGACATGGCATACTCACTTCACTCGGTGGAATATGAGCTCATCTCAAAACAAGGCAAcgcagaaaatttaaagaaattctcgGAAAGCCTTGACAACGAGAATGATGATAAAGCGAAAGGAAACCCCAAGAAGGGAATTTCCATGGACCTGAGGAGCGACTTCATGGCGTTCTTCCATAAGCAGGCCATCGACGGATTTGTGAAGCATTGCGATTATGTTTTGAAAACCATGAACCACGGAGAAGACGTGGTACGTGCCCTTGGTGTCGACAAGAATGGCGGTACTACcggagaggaaaagaaaaacgaatGA
- the LOC131795094 gene encoding uncharacterized protein isoform X2: MIAMKYYPQNGSALAWSLAQAKGSLSKLRNTTHRFAEVFCNKPDECKVAIDQFFEVVSDIPHDLVEAFVKFLEKYSNGQESDRAQDGGTVQKNPDVAKKGAVDFTKETTEVKGNVTKAESIINSLTFASYDENNLCDLKEGIPDNEYDVTVDEIADLTGMPGKLMKTIKRARNFTGGNILAVNKLGFKADDGSLVFGRVAVIRRGKVLDMAYSLHSVEYELISKQGNAENLKKFSESLDNENDDKAKGNPKKGISMDLRSDFMAFFHKQAIDGFVKHCDYVLKTMNHGEDVVRALGVDKNGGTTGEEKKNE; this comes from the coding sequence ATGATCGCAATGAAGTATTACCCACAGAATGGTTCCGCACTCGCCTGGAGCCTCGCCCAAGCTAAAGGAAGTTTGTCCAAGCTCCGCAACACCACCCATAGATTCGCAGAAGTGTTCTGCAATAAGCCAGACGAATGCAAGGTTGCCATAGACCAGTTTTTTGAGGTAGTTTCTGACATTCCTCACGACCTTGTGGAGGCATTTGTAAAGTTCTTAGAAAAGTACTCTAACGGACAGGAAAGCGACCGCGCTCAAGATGGTGGTACTGTGCAGAAGAACCCAGATGTAGCTAAAAAAGGTGCTGTTGATTTTACTAAAGAGACGACAGAAGTGAAAGGAAACGTAACGAAAGCAGAAAGCATAATTAACTCATTGACGTTTGCGAGTTACGATGAGAATAACCTGTGTGACCTCAAAGAGGGCATTCCTGACAATGAATACGATGTGACTGTCGACGAAATTGCTGATCTGACCGGCATGCCGGGAAAACTTATGAAGACAATCAAGCGAGCTAGAAATTTTACCGGTGGAAATATCCTTGCCGTTAATAAGCTGGGGTTCAAGGCCGACGATGGTAGCCTAGTCTTTGGTCGAGTAGCCGTCATCCGTCGAGGGAAAGTTCTAGACATGGCATACTCACTTCACTCGGTGGAATATGAGCTCATCTCAAAACAAGGCAAcgcagaaaatttaaagaaattctcgGAAAGCCTTGACAACGAGAATGATGATAAAGCGAAAGGAAACCCCAAGAAGGGAATTTCCATGGACCTGAGGAGCGACTTCATGGCGTTCTTCCATAAGCAGGCCATCGACGGATTTGTGAAGCATTGCGATTATGTTTTGAAAACCATGAACCACGGAGAAGACGTGGTACGTGCCCTTGGTGTCGACAAGAATGGCGGTACTACcggagaggaaaagaaaaacgaatGA
- the LOC131795132 gene encoding COMM domain-containing protein 6: protein MKMSQVFVDLPQGFNSAVEALNSVPQDILVEMCQDVAAFLQYRVALLPEEHYQKCLKDAGISYDAKLLLNAISYVFRSAAKAKLPSEKLIAELKSSLCWKENTLSVLKHVWNEQGKILSSSDLTQTLNVGQLLDMKWKLSVGVSSSSCRSLNSPYITALVTVTDPSGAITSKSFEMTIGEFKKFASQMREIASVLETV from the exons ATGAAGATGTCTCAAGTGTTCGTGGATTTACCTCAAG GTTTTAACTCTGCAGTGGAGGCACTTAATTCTGTACCACAAGACATCCTTGTTGAAATG TGCCAGGATGTAGCAGCATTTCTTCAGTACAGAGTTGCACTTCTTCCTGAGGAACATTATCAAAAG TGTCTTAAGGATGCTGGAATATCATATGATGCCAAGCTGTTACTCAATGCCATTAGCTATGTATTCAG GTCAGCTGCTAAGGCCAAGTTACCTTCTGAGAAACTAATTGCAGAACTGAAATCATCTTTATGCTGGAAGGAGAATACTCTTTCAGTTCTTAAACATGTTTGGAATGAACAG GGAAAGATTTTAAGCAGCTCAGACTTAACACAAACCCTGAATGTTGGACAG TTACTTGACATGAAATGGAAGCTTTCTGTTGGAGTTAGTTCTAGCTCTTGTCGCAGTCTGAATTCTCCCTACATCACAGCTTTGGTAACAGTGACAGATCCCTCTGGGGCAATCACTTCAAAGTCCTTTGAAATGACCATTGGCGAATTTAAG AAATTTGCCAGTCAAATGAGGGAGATTGCATCAGTTCTGGAGACGGTCTAA
- the LOC131795081 gene encoding integrator complex subunit 9 homolog: MKLYSLGRTSSAPCLVLQFKGASIMLDCSLDVSTLQHFMPLSLVNNERTSQLKPWTTRELQDIEGFSAQNNLKEIGGKVFIDEEPEICPPEDCLLDISTIDIILISNYHFMLALPFITEHSGFKGKIYATEPTVQIGRELMLEMVVYAERVPKVSKGNMWKDNEVLRCLPPPLCDLKGTKSWKVLYSKKDVKASVSKIQNVGYSERIDLFGILKLTPLSSGYCLGSCNWVIESDYEKVSYISCSSTFTTHPLPMDQSMLKNSDALIMTGITQAPTANPDAMLGEFCTHLATTLRNGGNVLVPCCPSGVLYDLFECLYSYMDGANLSAIPIYFISPVADSSLAYSNIFAEWLCQSKQSKVYLPEPPFPHAELVKANRLKHFPSIHDGLSSCFKTPCVVFTGHPSLRYGDVVHFMELWGKSNGNTVIFTEPEFPYLEALAPYQPLAMKACYCPIDPRLNFTQANKLIRELQPGQLAIPDTYTRAPDLLPHRTDLTIQDTECKISTFSHLDVLSLSVKREFEKVVLSNELASGLHPQEVRPGIAVTTVTGTLVSKDNRYTLEPLDLTGDGFNKTKDSKAESKTGQKSCHLWGSVLVEDLVKSLAKRGIEDVNVDSDHGGHTLHLTQHDAMIQLDRSGTHIITHGNEALRIDIRDSLLECVSQF; encoded by the exons atGAAGCTG TATTCCCTAGGAAGAACCAGCTCGGCGCCATGTCTCGTACTTCAGTTCAAAGGAGCAAGTATAATGTTGGACTGTTCTTTAGATGTGTCAACTCTGCAGCACTTTATGCCTCTTTCATTAGTGAACAA TGAAAGAACAAGTCAGCTAAAACCATGGACAACCAGGGAACTCCAGGATATTGAGGGATTTTCTGCCCAGAAT AACTTAAAGGAAATTGGTGGGAAAGTATTCATAGATGAGGAACCAGAAATTTGCCCTCCAGAG GATTGTCTGCTGGATATTTCCACCATTGATATCATTCTTATATCTAATTACCATTTCATGTTGGCATTACCTTTCATAACAGAG CATTCAGGATTCAAAGGAAAAATCTATGCCACTGAACCAACAGTTCAGATTGGAAG AGAACTAATGTTAGAGATGGTGGTGTATGCAGAGCGAGTTCCAAAAGTGAGCAAAGGAAACATGTGGAAGGACAATGAAGTTTTAAG aTGTCTTCCTCCTCCTCTGTGTGACTTAAAGGGGACAAAGTCATGGAAAGTACTTTACAG CAAAAAAGATGTAAAGGCTTCAGTATCAAAGATTCAGAATGTTGGATATTCAGAGAGAATT GATCTGTTTGGTATTCTAAAGCTCACTCCCCTCAGTTCTGGATATTGTTTGGGAAGCTGTAACTGGGTCATAGAATCTGACTATGAAAAG gTCAGTTATATTTCTTGTTCATCGACATTCACCACTCATCCTCTTCCAATGGACCAGTCCATGCTGAAGAACAGTGATGCCTTAATTATGACTGGCATCACACAAGCTCCCACTGCAAACCCTGATGCCATGCTGGGGGAATTCTGCACTCACCTAG CTACCACTTTACGAAATGGAGGAAATGTTCTTGTGCCTTGCTGCCCCTCT gGTGTACTGTATGATCTTTTTGAGTGTTTGTACTCATATATGGATGGTGCCAATCTTTCAGCCATTCCAATCTACTTCATCTCTCCTGTTGCAGATAGTTCTTTAGCTTACTCTAATATTTTTGCAGAGTG GCTTTGTCAGAGTAAGCAAAGCAAAGTTTATCTACCAGAGCCACCATTTCCACATGCTGAG cttgtAAAAGCAAACCGTCTGAAACACTTTCCCAGCATCCATG ATGGATTGAGCAGTTGTTTCAAGACGCCCTGTGTCGTATTTACTGGACATCCATCGTTAAGATATGGAGATGTAGTGCACTTCATGGAACTTTGGGGAAAATCAAATGGAAACACTGTTATATTCACTG AGCCAGAGTTTCCATACCTCGAGGCTCTTGCTCCATATCAACCTCTAGCAATGAAG GCTTGTTACTGTCCGATTGATCCAAGACTTAATTTTACACAAGCTAACAAACTTATTCGTGAACTTCAG CCTGGTCAGCTTGCTATACCGGACACATACACCAGAGCACCGGATTTACTGCCGCACAGAACAGACTTAACCATTCAAGATACG GAGTGCAAGATCTCGACGTTTAGCCATTTGGATGTTCTATCGCTGTCGGTGAAAAGAGAGTTTGAGAAAGTTGTCTTATCGAACGAG ttGGCCAGCGGGCTTCACCCTCAGGAAGTGAGACCTGGTATCGCAGTAACCACTGTTACGGGAACCTTGGTATCGAAGGACAACAGATACACTCTTGAACCGTTAGATCTGACGGGCGACGGATTTAACAAGACAAA GGATTCAAAGGCGGAATCTAAAACAGGCCAGAAGTCCTGTCATTTATGGGGGAGCGTACTCGTGGAAGATCTCGTAAAGTCTTTAGCGAAG CGTGGTATTGAGGACGTTAACGTGGATTCTGATCACGGGGGACACACTCTCCACTTG ACCCAGCACGATGCTATGATTCAACTGGATCGTAGTGGGACGCATATTATCACGCATGGGAACGAGGCTCTTAGAATCGACATCCGGGATTCGCTTCTAGAGTGCGTGTCACAGTTTTAA